The following proteins are encoded in a genomic region of Cygnus olor isolate bCygOlo1 chromosome 11, bCygOlo1.pri.v2, whole genome shotgun sequence:
- the RAB27A gene encoding ras-related protein Rab-27A, with protein sequence MSDGDYDYLIKFLALGDSGVGKTSLLYQYTDGKFNSKFITTVGIDFREKRVVYRPNGPDGVGGRGQRIHLQLWDTAGQERFRSLTTAFFRDAMGFLLLFDLTNEQSFLNVRNWISQLQMHAYCENPDIVLCGNKSDLEDQRMVKEEEAKELAEKYGIPYFETSAANGNNVSKAIDTLLDLIMKRMERCVDKSWIPEGVVRSNGHSSTEQLNEEQEKGRCGC encoded by the exons ATGTCTGATGGGGACTATGATTACCTCATAAAATTTCTAGCACTCGGTGACTCTGGAGTGGGAAAGACCAGCCTTCTTTACCAATATACAGATGGCAAATTTAATTCCAAGTTTATCACAACTGTGGGCATCGACTTCCGGGAAAAGAGAGTG GTGTATAGACCAAACGGTCCAGATGGCGTTGGTGGCAGAGGACAGCGGATACATCTTCAGCTCTGGGATACTGCAGGGCAGGAAAG GTTTCGTAGCTTGACAACGGCTTTCTTCAGAGATGCCATGGGGTTTCTTCTACTCTTTGATCTGACAAATGAGCAAAGCTTCCTCAATGTCAGGAACTGGATAA GTCAGCTACAAATGCATGCGTATTGTGAAAACCCTGACATTGTATTATGTGGAAACAAGAGTGATCTGGAAGACCAAAGAATGGTGAAAGAAGAAGAGGCTAAGGAACTTGCAGAAAAATATGG AATACCATATTTTGAAACCAGTGCAGCTAATGGGAATAACGTAAGCAAAGCCATTGATACTCTGCTTGACCTTATCATGAAGCGCATGGAGCGGTGTGTGGATAAGTCCTGGATCCCAGAAGGGGTAGTGCGTTCCAATGGGCACAGCTCTACAGAACAACTGaatgaagagcaagaaaaaggcAGATGTGGCTGTTAA
- the RSL24D1 gene encoding probable ribosome biogenesis protein RLP24, whose translation MRIEKCYFCSGPIYPGHGVMFVRNDCKIFRFCKSKCHKNFKKKRNPRKIRWTKAFRKAAGKELTVDNSFEFEKRRNEPVKYQRELWNKTVDAMKRVEEIKQKRQARFIMNRLKKSKELQKAEDIKEVKQNIHLLRAPHAGKPKQLEEKMVQKLQEDVDMEEVS comes from the exons atGCGCATCGAGAAGTGCTACTTCTGCTCCGGGCCCATCTACCCGGGGCACGGCGTCATGTTCGTGCGCAACGACTGCAAG ataTTTAGATTCTGCAAATCAAAATGTCAcaaaaacttcaaaaagaagCGGAATCCAAGAAAGATCAGATGGACCAAAGCATTCCGGAAAGCAGCTGGCAAAGAATTGACAGTG GATAAttcatttgaatttgaaaaacGTAGAAATGAGCCAGTGAAATACCAGAGAGAGTTGTGGAACAAGACTG TTGATGCAATGAAGAGAGTGGAGGAAATCAAGCAAAAACGCCAAGCTAGATTTATTATGAACAG ATTAAAGAAGAGCAAAGAATTGCAGAAGGCAGAAGATATCAAAGAAGTCAAACAGAATATCCACCTTCTTCGTGCTCCACATGCAG gcAAACCAAaacagctggaagagaaaatggtGCAGAAGCTACAAGAGGATGTGGATATGGAAGAAGTCTCTTAA